The following coding sequences are from one Streptomyces venezuelae window:
- a CDS encoding endonuclease/exonuclease/phosphatase family protein translates to MTRIPACDTVQEGVRGGPAPEQDRRGTPRPRIHRWIRSLRGPGPWRRGLVTAAFALVLGLLLLLHRRITDRGGVGSLVETFLPWFGLGVPVLLVIALWRRSASATVALLLPVTAWLSLFGGLLGDRSRSGGDLTLVSHNVAAENTDPVGTARALAESGADVLALEEISEEARGTYEKELAKAYPHHTVQGTVGLWSKAPLSHTRPVDTEQDVGPLGDSKPAADKLVDNRALRTTVATDQGPLAVYVAHLGSVRVTSDGGFGTATRNRNAQALTRALAAERSDRVVLLGDLNGTMDDRAFGGLTAQLHSAHEEAGSGFGFSWPADFPVARIDQILVRGVEAKRAWVLPGTGSDHLPVGAAISW, encoded by the coding sequence ATGACTCGAATTCCAGCATGTGACACGGTGCAGGAGGGCGTGCGGGGCGGCCCCGCGCCCGAGCAGGACAGGCGGGGGACCCCGCGTCCACGCATCCACCGGTGGATACGTTCCCTTCGCGGGCCGGGACCGTGGAGGCGCGGCCTGGTGACCGCGGCGTTCGCCCTCGTGCTGGGCCTGCTCCTGCTGCTGCACCGGCGGATCACCGACCGAGGCGGCGTCGGCAGTCTGGTGGAGACGTTCCTGCCCTGGTTCGGCCTGGGCGTGCCCGTGCTGCTGGTCATCGCGCTGTGGCGGCGCTCCGCCTCCGCGACCGTCGCGCTGCTCCTGCCGGTCACCGCGTGGCTGAGCCTCTTCGGCGGGCTGCTCGGCGACAGGTCCCGGTCGGGCGGCGACCTCACCCTCGTCAGTCACAACGTCGCGGCCGAGAACACCGATCCGGTCGGCACCGCCCGCGCCCTGGCCGAGTCGGGTGCGGACGTGCTCGCGCTGGAGGAGATCAGCGAGGAGGCCAGGGGGACGTACGAGAAGGAGCTGGCGAAGGCGTACCCGCACCACACCGTGCAGGGCACGGTCGGGCTGTGGAGCAAGGCGCCGCTCTCCCACACGCGGCCCGTCGACACCGAGCAGGACGTCGGGCCCCTCGGGGACAGCAAGCCGGCGGCGGACAAGCTGGTCGACAACAGGGCGCTGCGGACCACGGTGGCGACGGACCAGGGCCCCCTCGCCGTGTACGTGGCCCACCTCGGGTCCGTACGGGTGACGTCGGACGGCGGCTTCGGCACGGCCACGCGCAACAGGAACGCCCAGGCCCTCACCCGCGCCCTCGCCGCCGAGCGGAGCGACCGCGTGGTCCTCCTCGGCGACCTGAACGGCACCATGGACGACCGCGCCTTCGGCGGTCTCACCGCACAGCTGCACTCGGCCCACGAGGAGGCGGGGAGTGGGTTCGGGTTCAGCTGGCCCGCGGATTTCCCCGTGGCACGGATCGACCAGATCCTGGTCCGTGGGGTGGAGGCGAAGCGTGCGTGGGTGCTGCCCGGGACGGGCAGCGATCACCTGCCCGTGGGGGCCGCGATCAGCTGGTGA
- a CDS encoding acetyl-CoA carboxylase biotin carboxylase subunit family protein has protein sequence MSKVLLVHAKGGPPLGHVLSRTAARAEVHLLALSALPPAVAGPARRLCASVVTPDETHRSDLVSLIVERAETVGADAVLTFSEYAVVAVAEACETLGLAGAGNAAALARDKRLMRRTWQQHALPQPEFRPVRTEADLHAAARELAGPLLLKAAWSAGSTAHQIIRDPREVPAAWARSREVMAESAQLGFAELHVAEADADFVVEQIVTGTASDWFDEPGWGDYVSVEGVVAGGTFHPVCISGRMPTVEPFTERASITPALLAQDAQDRIVDLARRAVDALGLRDCGTHTEIKLGAGGRMWLIETAARFGGAMTVPQIEEVFGLDLVGVLVDHLVGRPVEWPERALTPERARGAAGSLVVLAVDGEGEAWRGRKVWDFPSVTADVSLSRGSELSVVPESSLADGSVVPVYDPAAGANTMAALCLLSATTPKTVLHDFEVLVDALPHVLPAARPEEVPA, from the coding sequence GTGAGCAAGGTGCTGTTAGTGCATGCCAAGGGTGGTCCGCCGCTCGGTCACGTCCTGTCCCGGACGGCCGCGAGGGCGGAAGTGCACCTGCTGGCGCTCAGCGCTCTGCCTCCCGCCGTGGCGGGGCCCGCCCGGAGACTGTGCGCGTCCGTCGTCACGCCCGACGAGACCCACCGCTCCGACCTGGTGTCCCTGATCGTCGAGCGGGCCGAGACCGTCGGCGCGGACGCGGTGCTCACCTTCTCCGAATACGCGGTCGTCGCCGTCGCCGAGGCGTGCGAGACGCTCGGCCTCGCGGGGGCCGGGAACGCCGCCGCGCTCGCCCGCGACAAGCGGCTCATGCGGCGCACCTGGCAGCAGCACGCCCTCCCGCAGCCCGAGTTCCGCCCCGTCCGCACCGAGGCCGATCTGCACGCGGCAGCCCGCGAGCTGGCCGGACCGCTGCTCCTCAAGGCGGCCTGGAGCGCCGGATCCACCGCGCACCAGATCATCCGCGACCCGCGCGAGGTCCCGGCCGCCTGGGCCCGCTCCAGGGAAGTCATGGCCGAGTCCGCCCAGTTGGGGTTCGCCGAACTGCATGTCGCCGAGGCGGACGCCGACTTCGTCGTCGAGCAGATCGTCACCGGCACCGCGTCGGACTGGTTCGACGAGCCCGGCTGGGGCGACTACGTGAGCGTCGAGGGCGTCGTCGCGGGCGGCACTTTCCACCCGGTCTGCATCAGCGGCCGCATGCCCACCGTCGAGCCGTTCACCGAACGCGCCAGCATCACCCCCGCCCTCCTCGCCCAGGACGCCCAGGACCGGATCGTGGACCTGGCCCGGCGCGCCGTCGACGCGCTCGGCCTGCGCGACTGCGGCACGCACACGGAGATCAAGCTCGGCGCGGGCGGCCGCATGTGGCTGATCGAGACGGCCGCACGGTTCGGCGGCGCGATGACCGTGCCGCAGATCGAGGAGGTCTTCGGCCTCGACCTCGTCGGCGTGCTCGTCGACCACCTCGTCGGACGCCCCGTGGAATGGCCCGAGCGGGCCCTCACCCCGGAGCGGGCGCGCGGCGCCGCGGGCTCCCTCGTCGTCCTCGCCGTCGACGGGGAGGGCGAGGCCTGGCGCGGCCGCAAGGTGTGGGACTTCCCCTCCGTGACCGCGGACGTGTCTCTGAGCCGGGGGAGCGAGCTGTCGGTGGTCCCGGAGAGCTCCCTCGCCGACGGCAGCGTCGTGCCGGTGTACGACCCGGCCGCCGGCGCCAACACCATGGCCGCCCTGTGCCTGCTCTCCGCCACCACCCCGAAGACCGTGCTGCACGACTTCGAGGTCCTGGTCGACGCCCTGCCCCACGTGCTGCCCGCCGCCCGTCCCGAGGAGGTCCCGGCATGA
- a CDS encoding PEP/pyruvate-binding domain-containing protein translates to MTAQLLTGPAEPATDRTVVGENLSLPLFRTLSGVLAGHPYLKVVVDRAENTWHLLDTAAHPFHVNYIATRILGMDLTALDADLDAFNASVYTDPDRRFLLGVLSLHTDEDTEGRERTFLVLETTEADTMHGELLAFFHEFVRARVDGRLPLLLKPANHGQEEALAAISEQSVPRILGHELFGSRARTPLNPGEATGRLRFFRTHDEYTAAAGELGWADIVAMPCLPDDVPRVAGFLNTAPITPLSHTNVLASGWGIPNAIVRDLEHLVAKDGLDGAWVRYRVREDEISLERLDHAPDVRAPAWHQQRIRLEPPLLEDAPVLALHRLRSTDRDRYGTKAANLGELHHVLDSRTADLTAFYGRPRPPRENLHGHLAARLGLSAFHTGAPTGSELRAAAAEFVASSVSAPNGVALPFALQQHFLASSAVLQQGIGKLKMALELDATDVLDSLCLQLQHLIRQTPVPEPVTRQISQAFPAHSNSRLVVRSSSNAEDLPGFSAAGVYDSVTTVHGAGELLDAVRQVWASLLSPRSVRLRHDVGISLDDTYMGVIIQEYVPASLGGVLVTCNPTRREDFRNVYLNCSPGSPEQVVEGSVLPQQYLYNTVEGGGRTVALGSWGDGLSAATRARLADLSLTGRLLQSHFSADDVDRPLDIEWLMTDRGDFRLVQIRPYAL, encoded by the coding sequence ATGACCGCCCAACTGCTCACCGGCCCCGCCGAACCGGCCACGGACCGCACGGTCGTCGGCGAGAACCTCTCCCTGCCGCTCTTCCGCACCCTCTCCGGAGTCCTCGCCGGACACCCGTATCTGAAGGTCGTCGTCGACCGCGCCGAGAACACCTGGCACCTCCTCGACACCGCCGCGCACCCCTTCCACGTCAACTACATCGCCACCCGCATCCTCGGCATGGACCTCACCGCGCTCGACGCGGACCTCGACGCGTTCAACGCCTCCGTCTACACGGACCCCGACCGCCGCTTCCTGCTCGGCGTGCTCTCCCTGCACACCGACGAGGACACCGAAGGCCGCGAACGCACCTTCCTCGTCCTGGAGACGACCGAGGCCGACACCATGCACGGCGAACTGCTCGCGTTCTTCCACGAGTTCGTGCGCGCCCGGGTCGACGGCAGGCTGCCGCTCCTCCTGAAACCCGCCAACCACGGGCAGGAGGAGGCCCTCGCGGCGATCAGTGAACAGAGCGTGCCGCGGATCCTCGGCCACGAACTCTTCGGCTCCCGCGCCCGCACCCCGCTCAACCCCGGCGAGGCCACCGGCCGACTGCGGTTCTTCCGCACGCACGACGAGTACACCGCGGCGGCGGGCGAACTCGGCTGGGCGGACATCGTGGCCATGCCCTGTCTGCCCGACGACGTGCCCCGCGTCGCGGGATTCCTCAACACCGCGCCGATCACCCCGCTCTCCCACACCAATGTCCTCGCCTCAGGGTGGGGCATCCCCAACGCGATCGTCCGCGACCTGGAGCACCTCGTCGCGAAGGACGGCCTGGACGGCGCGTGGGTCCGCTACCGGGTCCGCGAGGACGAGATATCCCTCGAACGCCTCGACCACGCACCCGACGTGCGCGCCCCCGCCTGGCACCAGCAGCGCATCCGCCTCGAACCGCCGCTCCTCGAAGACGCCCCCGTGCTCGCCCTGCACCGGCTGCGCAGCACCGACCGCGACCGCTACGGCACCAAGGCCGCCAACCTCGGCGAACTGCACCACGTGCTCGACAGCCGCACGGCCGATCTGACCGCGTTCTACGGCCGGCCGCGGCCCCCGCGCGAGAACCTCCACGGTCACCTCGCGGCCCGCCTCGGCCTCAGCGCCTTCCATACGGGAGCGCCCACCGGCAGCGAACTGCGGGCCGCGGCGGCCGAGTTCGTGGCGTCTTCGGTCAGCGCGCCGAACGGCGTCGCGCTGCCGTTCGCTCTCCAGCAGCACTTCCTCGCCTCGTCCGCCGTCCTGCAACAGGGCATCGGCAAGCTCAAGATGGCGCTCGAACTCGACGCCACCGACGTCCTGGACTCGCTCTGCCTGCAACTCCAGCACCTGATCCGGCAGACGCCCGTCCCCGAGCCGGTCACCCGGCAGATCAGTCAGGCGTTCCCCGCCCACTCCAACAGCCGCCTGGTGGTGCGCTCCTCGTCCAACGCCGAGGACCTGCCGGGCTTCTCCGCGGCCGGTGTCTACGACTCCGTGACGACCGTCCACGGCGCCGGTGAACTCCTCGACGCCGTACGCCAGGTGTGGGCCTCGCTGCTCTCGCCCCGCAGCGTGCGCCTGCGCCACGACGTCGGCATCTCGCTGGACGACACGTACATGGGCGTCATCATCCAGGAGTACGTCCCCGCCTCGCTCGGCGGCGTCCTGGTGACCTGCAACCCGACCCGCCGCGAGGACTTCCGCAACGTCTACCTCAACTGTTCCCCCGGCTCCCCGGAACAGGTCGTCGAGGGCTCGGTCCTGCCGCAGCAGTACCTGTACAACACCGTCGAGGGCGGCGGCCGCACCGTCGCCCTCGGCTCCTGGGGCGACGGGCTCTCCGCCGCCACCCGCGCCCGGCTCGCCGACCTGTCCCTGACCGGACGGCTCCTGCAGTCCCACTTCAGCGCGGACGACGTGGACAGGCCGCTCGACATCGAGTGGCTGATGACCGACCGGGGCGACTTCCGGCTGGTCCAGATCCGCCCGTACGCGCTGTGA
- a CDS encoding lytic polysaccharide monooxygenase auxiliary activity family 9 protein, which produces MDKKRKIAAAIGAGMAPVLALTLPTGSAGAHGYVNAPASRQAQCAARTIACGDIKYEPQSVEGPKGLRSCSGGNARFAELDNDGKGWKVSDVSRTQTFTWTFTARHRTANYEYFVDGTKVATVDGHNQQPPATVSHQVNLGNFTGRHKVLAVWNIGDTSNAFYACIDVNIR; this is translated from the coding sequence ATGGACAAGAAGCGGAAGATCGCCGCGGCGATAGGCGCCGGGATGGCGCCCGTACTCGCCCTGACGCTGCCGACCGGCTCGGCCGGCGCGCACGGATACGTGAACGCGCCGGCGAGCCGGCAGGCGCAGTGCGCCGCACGGACCATCGCGTGCGGCGACATCAAGTACGAGCCGCAGAGCGTCGAGGGTCCCAAGGGTCTGCGCAGTTGCAGCGGCGGCAACGCGCGCTTCGCCGAGCTGGACAACGACGGCAAGGGCTGGAAGGTCAGCGACGTCAGCAGGACGCAGACCTTCACCTGGACGTTCACGGCGCGGCACCGCACCGCGAACTACGAGTACTTCGTCGACGGCACGAAGGTCGCGACCGTCGACGGCCACAACCAGCAGCCCCCGGCGACCGTCTCGCACCAGGTCAACCTCGGCAACTTCACCGGCAGGCACAAGGTCCTCGCGGTGTGGAACATCGGGGACACGTCCAACGCCTTCTACGCGTGCATCGACGTCAACATCCGCTGA
- a CDS encoding PAS domain S-box protein: protein MDDSTFKALSRTGTPGRYAAFADLVDLAPAAAFIRDSDGRYLWANHAYAHLYGTVPEQVIGRYIEDLDEPADAEQFRALDQEILGRGTPVRHTLAYRRPDGSAGRAVGHRFPVRENARTCVAGIYVDVTDHLRATVQWQEAEENLQALRDHSGLPCALLSANGRVVEASAAAAELFQVSPHDLVGRRAHTLLAPSPDLARLHARWNGLISRRTRRVETSAVLVDAHGLQRRAQLHLTSIGHSSTGHPSGGHAPVGHAPVGHSTSRARHVWAVATHQSLAHEAHPALTAAQIRILSLLAEGSSNGDIATSLHLSRQTVDYHLSRLRHLLGAATRPALVARAYVLGILAPRAWPPRSATAAHPLSTV, encoded by the coding sequence GTGGACGATTCCACCTTCAAGGCACTGAGCAGGACCGGTACCCCCGGCAGATACGCGGCCTTCGCGGACCTCGTCGACCTCGCCCCCGCCGCCGCGTTCATACGGGACAGCGACGGCCGCTACCTGTGGGCCAACCACGCCTACGCACACCTCTACGGCACGGTCCCGGAGCAGGTGATCGGCAGGTACATCGAGGACCTCGACGAGCCCGCGGACGCCGAACAGTTCCGCGCCCTCGACCAGGAGATCCTCGGCCGGGGCACACCGGTCCGCCACACCCTCGCCTACCGGCGCCCGGACGGCAGCGCGGGCAGGGCGGTCGGCCACCGCTTCCCCGTCCGGGAGAACGCGCGGACCTGCGTCGCCGGGATCTACGTGGACGTCACGGACCATCTGCGCGCCACGGTCCAGTGGCAGGAGGCGGAGGAGAACCTGCAGGCCCTGCGCGACCACAGCGGTCTGCCCTGCGCGCTGCTCTCCGCGAACGGGCGGGTGGTCGAGGCGAGCGCGGCGGCGGCCGAACTGTTCCAGGTCAGCCCGCACGACCTGGTGGGCCGCCGCGCGCACACCCTCCTGGCACCGTCGCCCGACCTGGCCCGGCTGCACGCCCGCTGGAACGGCCTGATATCCCGTCGTACGAGACGGGTGGAGACCTCCGCGGTGCTCGTGGACGCGCACGGTCTGCAGCGGCGCGCGCAGCTGCACCTCACGTCGATCGGTCACTCGTCGACCGGCCACCCCTCAGGCGGCCACGCGCCGGTCGGTCACGCGCCGGTCGGCCACTCGACGTCGCGGGCGCGGCACGTGTGGGCCGTGGCCACGCATCAGAGCCTCGCCCACGAGGCGCATCCGGCGCTGACCGCCGCGCAGATCCGCATCCTGTCGCTGCTCGCGGAGGGCAGCAGCAACGGCGACATCGCCACGTCGTTGCATCTGTCGCGGCAGACGGTCGACTACCATCTGAGCCGTCTGCGGCACCTGTTGGGCGCGGCGACCCGCCCTGCCCTGGTCGCCCGCGCCTACGTCCTCGGCATCCTGGCACCCCGCGCCTGGCCGCCGCGCTCGGCGACGGCGGCCCATCCGCTCAGCACAGTCTGA
- a CDS encoding response regulator transcription factor, which translates to MRVLIVEDEPYMAEAIRDGLRLEAIAADIAGDGDTALELLDRNAYDIAVLDRDIPGPTGDEIARRIVASGSGMPILMLTAADRLDDKATGFELGADDYLTKPFELRELALRLRALDRRRAHSRPPVREIAGLRLDPFRREVYRDDRFVALTRKQFAVLEVLVAAEGGVVSAEELLERAWDENADPFTNAVRITVSALRKRLGEPWVIATVPGVGYRIEAARPGTGGEGGTRA; encoded by the coding sequence ATGCGTGTCCTGATCGTCGAAGACGAGCCCTATATGGCGGAGGCCATCCGCGACGGCCTGCGGCTGGAAGCGATCGCCGCCGACATCGCGGGCGACGGCGACACCGCTCTGGAACTCCTCGACCGGAACGCCTACGACATCGCGGTCCTCGACCGGGACATCCCCGGGCCGACCGGTGACGAGATCGCCCGACGCATCGTCGCGTCCGGCAGCGGCATGCCGATCCTCATGCTCACCGCGGCCGACCGTCTCGACGACAAGGCCACCGGGTTCGAGCTCGGAGCCGACGACTACCTCACGAAACCCTTCGAGCTCCGTGAACTCGCGCTCCGCCTCAGGGCCCTCGACCGCAGACGCGCCCACAGCAGGCCTCCGGTGCGCGAGATCGCCGGTCTGCGCCTCGATCCGTTCCGCAGGGAGGTGTACAGGGACGACCGGTTCGTCGCCCTGACCAGGAAGCAGTTCGCCGTGCTCGAAGTGCTCGTCGCGGCGGAGGGCGGTGTCGTCAGCGCCGAAGAGCTGCTCGAACGCGCGTGGGACGAGAACGCGGATCCGTTCACCAACGCGGTGCGCATCACCGTCTCGGCGCTGCGCAAGCGGCTCGGCGAACCGTGGGTGATCGCGACGGTGCCGGGGGTCGGTTACCGCATCGAGGCGGCGCGGCCCGGCACCGGAGGCGAGGGCGGCACCCGTGCATAG
- a CDS encoding sensor histidine kinase has protein sequence MSVRLKLTLSYTAFLMLASGLMLMAGWFFLTRVEHVGLRFDPGYEIPVAREFAPVAAVTMLFMLVFGLGGGWILAGRMLAPLDRITHATRTAANGSLSHRIRLPGRADEFRELADAFDAMLERLEAHVAEQQRFAANASHELRTPLAISKSLLDVARTDPHHDTTELVDRLHTVNARAIDLTEALLLLSRAQRRSFTRERVDLSLMAEEATETLLPLAEGRDVTLETGGHIAPAIGSPALLLQLITNLVQNAIVHNVPEGGTVRVHTSVRPHTVVLTVENTGAHLPPEQIATLTEPFQRGTQRTHAQHAGVGLGLAIADTITRAHDGTLTLTPRPTGGLHVTVELPAAPPAPGDP, from the coding sequence CTGAGCGTGCGCCTCAAACTCACCCTCAGCTACACCGCGTTCCTGATGCTGGCGAGCGGCCTGATGCTGATGGCCGGGTGGTTCTTCCTGACGCGCGTGGAACACGTCGGGCTCCGCTTCGACCCCGGCTACGAGATCCCCGTCGCGCGCGAGTTCGCTCCGGTCGCGGCCGTCACGATGCTGTTCATGCTGGTGTTCGGACTCGGAGGAGGCTGGATCCTGGCCGGCCGCATGCTCGCGCCCCTGGACCGCATCACCCACGCCACGCGCACGGCGGCGAACGGATCGCTCTCCCACCGCATCCGCCTGCCGGGCCGCGCGGACGAGTTCCGCGAACTCGCCGACGCCTTCGACGCGATGCTGGAACGGCTCGAGGCGCACGTCGCCGAACAGCAGCGATTCGCCGCCAACGCCTCGCACGAACTGCGCACGCCCCTGGCGATCTCGAAGTCGCTCCTGGACGTGGCCCGCACGGACCCGCACCACGACACGACCGAACTCGTCGACCGCCTCCACACCGTCAACGCCCGCGCCATCGACCTCACCGAGGCGCTGCTCCTCCTCAGCCGCGCCCAACGGCGGTCCTTCACAAGGGAACGCGTCGACCTGTCCCTCATGGCGGAGGAGGCCACCGAGACGCTCCTCCCCCTCGCGGAAGGCCGCGACGTCACCCTCGAAACAGGCGGCCACATCGCCCCCGCCATCGGCTCACCGGCGCTCCTGCTGCAGCTGATCACGAACCTCGTGCAGAACGCGATCGTCCACAACGTGCCGGAGGGAGGGACCGTCCGGGTCCACACGAGCGTCCGCCCCCACACGGTGGTCCTGACGGTGGAGAACACCGGCGCGCACCTGCCCCCCGAGCAGATCGCGACCCTGACGGAACCGTTCCAACGAGGCACGCAACGCACTCACGCTCAACACGCGGGCGTCGGCCTCGGCCTGGCCATCGCCGACACGATCACCCGGGCACACGACGGAACCCTCACCCTCACACCGCGCCCCACCGGCGGCCTGCACGTCACGGTAGAGCTCCCCGCGGCACCTCCCGCCCCCGGCGACCCGTAG
- a CDS encoding EF-hand domain-containing protein, with translation MGLRWFRAADVDGDGAITRQDVVLMSERYVRARGIGPHSAQAQQMYETMRRFWEAVIAPADTDKDDRVTSAEMTQAFAAMFVDRARYPEELAPVADHFFDLADGDGDGAISLTEFTHIFGRLH, from the coding sequence ATGGGTCTGCGGTGGTTCCGGGCTGCGGACGTGGACGGCGACGGTGCGATCACGCGGCAGGACGTCGTCCTGATGAGCGAGCGCTACGTCCGGGCCAGGGGCATCGGCCCCCACTCCGCCCAGGCCCAGCAGATGTACGAGACCATGCGTCGGTTCTGGGAGGCCGTCATCGCTCCCGCCGACACCGACAAGGACGACAGGGTGACGTCGGCGGAGATGACACAGGCCTTCGCCGCGATGTTCGTCGACCGTGCCCGCTACCCCGAAGAACTCGCCCCGGTCGCCGACCACTTCTTCGATCTGGCCGACGGTGACGGCGACGGCGCGATCAGTCTGACCGAGTTCACGCACATCTTCGGCCGCCTCCACTGA
- a CDS encoding MFS transporter: MRAASRKQAATGLTDTARRIIRLNYGFQLLFNLLWWMPVFYAYQKAAGLSDGQIFGIQSIYYVAFCLFEIPTGLIADRIGTRNCLRAGAVVMTAANLAPVVSASYTGFLVHFLAIAAGRSLTSGAASAYLYDGLRAEKCDDHYLKAEGTARALGLVAKVVCWPLVGPLMAVAHPTPYVLSAASAAGSVVCAVALPRIAGADGRTEKGDAARRGGAFLRDAGTALRCVASSRWLALVMVQGVAIFTLSRICQVNLFQPILLDHGIAEASHGGVMAAMTVAEAVASARPQWLSRRLPPVAWVSILSLALAGSLAAMTFGGPWAVVVLLCVFAAATGFAYPIQRKLVNDAVPADAPRATLLSVESIVDRAVCALAAIAAGAYLAAGRLDALLWHSALATAVLLGVFQLLLRSGVVRREPGGRAAPPHPPAGTPAGAGGRPGTERIRARRPR; the protein is encoded by the coding sequence GTGAGGGCGGCCTCGCGAAAGCAGGCGGCCACCGGCCTCACGGACACCGCCCGTCGCATCATCCGCCTCAACTACGGCTTCCAGCTGCTGTTCAACCTGCTGTGGTGGATGCCGGTGTTCTACGCCTACCAGAAGGCCGCCGGACTCTCCGACGGGCAGATCTTCGGCATCCAGAGCATCTACTACGTCGCCTTCTGCCTGTTCGAGATCCCCACCGGGCTCATCGCCGACCGGATCGGCACCCGCAACTGCCTGCGCGCCGGAGCCGTCGTCATGACGGCCGCGAACCTGGCACCGGTGGTCAGCGCCTCGTACACCGGCTTCCTCGTCCACTTCCTGGCCATCGCCGCCGGCCGGTCCCTCACCTCGGGAGCGGCCAGCGCCTACCTGTACGACGGGCTGCGCGCCGAGAAGTGCGACGACCACTACCTGAAGGCGGAAGGTACTGCCCGTGCGCTCGGCCTCGTCGCGAAGGTCGTGTGCTGGCCGCTGGTCGGCCCGCTGATGGCCGTGGCACACCCCACGCCGTACGTGCTCAGCGCCGCCAGCGCGGCGGGCTCCGTCGTCTGCGCCGTCGCGCTGCCCCGCATCGCGGGCGCGGACGGCCGTACGGAGAAGGGGGACGCGGCACGCCGGGGTGGCGCGTTCCTGCGGGACGCGGGCACCGCGCTGCGCTGCGTCGCCTCCTCGCGGTGGCTGGCCCTGGTGATGGTGCAGGGCGTGGCGATCTTCACGCTGTCACGGATCTGCCAGGTCAACCTCTTCCAGCCGATCCTGCTCGACCACGGCATCGCGGAAGCCTCCCACGGCGGTGTGATGGCGGCGATGACCGTGGCGGAAGCGGTGGCCTCGGCCCGACCGCAGTGGCTGAGCCGCCGCCTGCCACCGGTCGCCTGGGTGTCGATCCTCAGCCTCGCACTCGCGGGCAGCCTGGCCGCCATGACGTTCGGCGGGCCGTGGGCCGTCGTCGTGCTGCTCTGCGTGTTCGCCGCCGCGACCGGCTTCGCGTACCCCATCCAGCGCAAGCTGGTGAACGACGCGGTGCCCGCGGACGCCCCGCGCGCCACGCTGCTCTCCGTCGAGAGCATCGTGGACCGCGCGGTGTGCGCCCTGGCCGCGATCGCCGCGGGCGCCTACCTCGCCGCGGGGCGCCTGGACGCCCTGCTGTGGCACAGCGCGCTCGCCACGGCGGTGCTCCTCGGGGTCTTCCAACTGCTCCTGCGCAGCGGGGTCGTCAGGCGGGAGCCCGGCGGCCGAGCAGCTCCACCACACCCACCGGCAGGAACGCCGGCCGGTGCGGGCGGCCGACCTGGTACGGAACGAATCCGAGCGAGGCGGCCACGCTGA